The DNA sequence ggattttttttttaactccatTTGAGGACTTTTATCAAACACCGACTGTGCATCCATTTTCTTGTGGCTTCCAGCGTTTTGTTTACTTTCTCCTTCAACATTTACATTACAAACAGACAGTAATACATTAAAAGGGAaggtttctaaaaaaaaaaaaaaaaaactcagggCTTCAGACAAATTTATGCCGAGAAACCAATGTCCAAGAACAACTTCGAATTTGACTTTACAGTCAGTAACAAGTACTGGTATatccaagaaattaaaatctaaggtatttacttttattcaaCCATCATGCTCAACGATAGTAGCCTGAAAAAGTGACATCGTTTTCCACTAACCCATTACTTGATAGGTGTAATTATTATATACCAATATAGATGGAAAAAATGATCGATATTGCTTGACACccaaaatgagaattttataaaattcgaGATACTTGCAAAGATATTCCCAGATCTTGCTCTTTTCTCAACCGATCAAAGAAACAATTGGGATTGATCTGACCTTCTTTAGTTGCCCATCATTGCAATTCAATCCGCAACCACACTGAGGGCACTCCTCAAAGTTATCAATAGAAAAATCCGCAACAGCTTTCCCAACCGAGAATCTGAGACTATCCCCTTTCCTCTGTAACTCAACAATGTCAACccagaagaagaagagctcCACACTAATGCCCTCCAAGCTCGAGAACTTGCCTTGTGAAATATAACCTCTGATAGTGGATTTGTACTTCAACTGGTACGACCCTTCGAGCGAGAAACTGCAACTACTGCCCAAGTAGGCAGAAAATTTTCCCGTGGAGGGATCAAGATTATAGCCTCGCACACCTTTAGGGAGGATGCCGATAGGGAAGTTGTCGTCCTCGCACATCCCAGATCTTGCTCTTTTCTCAATCGATCGAGCTCTTtgtaaaggaagagagaaagagatagtgTAAGGGACGACGAACACTGTCATTCACATGCGCgatatttattactgtttattacagAGAAGCAAGGCAgatatttattactgtttattattactattcattactgttgatgttatagctgcttttaagtataaggcagatatatatatgtacacaccTTATTTTCTTACTTGTTACGCAATTGCCATTATCTCAACCTATATTCTAATTTCTGTTAATTGGAAGTAAATAGAGGtttcattattcattttctgAAGGGAATAGCCGTAACCGTTGCAACTATCCTATCCTGAATGGAACATATCGATATATCCTTATGAAAGGCCCCCGCAGTGTTTGGAGgaaggaaaaatgatttatgtGACAAGTTCTTTGTaggtcttttaaaaaaaataatgagattcatataaaaaatctatattattttttttatggtgggttttacttattttcataaGATCTGCAAGACTTGGACACCTAAACTGTATGTAAGATTATCTAAACCTAAATCCGTATGTAGTATTAttctaaaaatgattaaattgagtagtaaaatgaaaaatgatcaaaattctAGAATTAGGAGGTGGGTTTAAATTGGGTTCAACCTTCATTTGAATTAGGATATTTAATGTTgattattaaaagataattgaaTGATAGATCAATGATTCAATGAAGTGAAGTGCTATGAACAATCTTGGAAGTAAAACGGGTCGTTTCCGATAAGCAAACAAACGGTGCGTTTTTATTCACTGACAACGCTTCGTTACGATGGATAATAGATACGGCATGTCAATCTCTCTCGGGAGCCGACTACTGTTTGCTTCCTTCCTCACTTTTCGCTTTCTGAACAATGGAGCTTGCCGCGCCTCCTCGTCTTGTATACTGTCCCAACTCATCTCCGCTGCCAAAACATAGTGTTAAGGTTTCTCAGAGACCTATCGCTTCCACTCCCACCTCTTTTGCTGAACACCCGTCTTTCTCTCTGAATAGTGGCCTACTCCTGAGAACGTCGCGGTACCCACACAGACTGGTTGCCTGCGCTGCATCGGTCGCTGATAATGGCTCAACGATTGCAGCTTCTCCTAGCGGCGcaggttaaaataaaaatgacccTAATTTTGCTTCTCTGTGTTGGTTTTTTCCTTAAATAGGCgtcgtcttcttttttttttaacaggttGCCATTTTGAATTCTTACTGTTTATTTGTTAGGGGCTCGGATTGGGGAGGTCAAAAGGGTCACAAAGGAGACTAATGTAGCGGTCAAAATAAACTTGGATGGTTCGGGGGTTGCTGAAAATAATACTGGGATTCCCTTCCTTGATCACATGTTGGATGTTAGTGATTTCTCCTTCAAtaattgctttaattttttcaatttattaactttgttttgtttctcaATCTGGGTTTAGCTGCTTTTAGCTGTAGATTAAAAtttcagtatttatttttacacattaTTTTTCTTCCGAGTCGATTATATAGCTCTGTTGGTATGGTATATGCCAATTACCTGGATCAggaaaacacacttaaaatgaATTTCACTTGAGATgtattcctttttttgtgaatttattgtGCAATATTCGAGTATGATGTGTTGTTTGATGATTGTATCTATTTGTTTTACGTTAGCAACTTGCATCGCATGGGCTGTTCGATGTGCATGTGAAGGCTACCGGGGACATCCACATTGACGATCATCACACAAATGAAGATGTTGCTCTTGCCATCGGAACGGTACTGGAAAGAAATTTACACCTTATGGTTTCTCCTGGTGTGATGCAAAATTTGAGGCAGCCCtagtgtgcgtgcgtgtgtttTTCTagcatttgaaaataaaatatatgtttatttgaTGGCATTCAATGAAGCCTATTTGTTTCCATAATCTGAGTCATTTAACCAATTTTACATCTAGTCTTATTATCGATTTAATTAGTTTTGCTTATATATTAATGCTTAGCTGAGAATGTCACATAAACGTAATGGACTGGTCATTGTTGGCTAATTCTGCTTGGTCTGCAGGCTTTTTTGCAGGCACTTGGGGATAGGAGAGGAATAAATCGTTTTGGTGACTTCTCCGCTCCTCTTGATGAAGCACTAGTACATGTTGCGCTGGTAGGTTCAACTCAATCTTTCATATAAAGTAATTAGATATTGGGTTTTTTTGTACTAAAAAACTTCACCGATGTTAAGGCCTTTTTGTGTTGGTATGTGAAATAATTGCTTACTTTAGGACATTGTTTGTTCAGGATTTATCAGGCCGACCACATTTAGGTTATGATCTGCGAATACCCACTCAGAGAGTTGGAGCATATGACACTCAGGTAggactttttttaaaaaaaagtacttgcacaccaaaattttgtatgcctcctttttcttattcatcTCTATAGCAGTGGTAGAACTCCCTGCTGAGATATTGACAATATCgacatgatgtgacatcatgTGCACCTTTGGAGATTTTCTGCAATTTTATGTAGTTTAGCTATTGTTCTTTCACCTTAATCTTAAAACTGTTACTTGAGGAgataatttgttttgaatttttttttatttgtagttggTGGAGCACTTTTTCCAGTCACTGGTGAATACTTCTGGCATGACACTTCACATACGTCAGGTAAAAATACTCAGAACTTCTTAACTTCGTTATCTCGTATAAAATACCCACCTGAACGCGACAAGAAGTTGTCAGTGTTAAATTATCCAACTATGCTTGATTGTTTAGATTCTTTGAACAAAAACATGAAATTTACTGGAAATGCCATTTTCTTGCACTTTTTATTGGGCTAAATGtatattcttatttaatttcttatgcAATTAggtgtttaaattttattttgaggtttttatcttttctattttttacaaCTCAATTTTTTACTTGCAAAAAAAGGAAACTGTATAGA is a window from the Juglans regia cultivar Chandler chromosome 7, Walnut 2.0, whole genome shotgun sequence genome containing:
- the LOC108989146 gene encoding uncharacterized protein LOC108989146, whose amino-acid sequence is MTVFVVPYTISFSLPLQRARSIEKRARSGMCEDDNFPIGILPKGVRGYNLDPSTGKFSAYLGSSCSFSLEGSYQLKYKSTIRGYISQGKFSSLEGISVELFFFWVDIVELQRKGDSLRFSVGKAVADFSIDNFEECPQCGCGLNCNDGQLKKVRSIPIVSLIG
- the LOC108989150 gene encoding imidazoleglycerol-phosphate dehydratase 1, chloroplastic-like isoform X1 is translated as MELAAPPRLVYCPNSSPLPKHSVKVSQRPIASTPTSFAEHPSFSLNSGLLLRTSRYPHRLVACAASVADNGSTIAASPSGAGARIGEVKRVTKETNVAVKINLDGSGVAENNTGIPFLDHMLDQLASHGLFDVHVKATGDIHIDDHHTNEDVALAIGTAFLQALGDRRGINRFGDFSAPLDEALVHVALDLSGRPHLGYDLRIPTQRVGAYDTQLVEHFFQSLVNTSGMTLHIRQLAGRNSHHIIEATFKAFARALRQATEYDPRRHGTVPSSKGVLSRS
- the LOC108989150 gene encoding imidazoleglycerol-phosphate dehydratase, chloroplastic-like isoform X2, with the translated sequence MELAAPPRLVYCPNSSPLPKHSVKVSQRPIASTPTSFAEHPSFSLNSGLLLRTSRYPHRLVACAASVADNGSTIAASPSGAGARIGEVKRVTKETNVAVKINLDGSGVAENNTGIPFLDHMLDQLASHGLFDVHVKATGDIHIDDHHTNEDVALAIGTAFLQALGDRRGINRFGDFSAPLDEALVHVALDLSGRPHLGYDLRIPTQRVGAYDTQLVEHFFQSLVNTSGMTLHIRQYVDFG